Below is a window of Danio rerio strain Tuebingen ecotype United States chromosome 11, GRCz12tu, whole genome shotgun sequence DNA.
ggagtcttaCAAGAACcctttcttcgccattccagatgactttattaataagttatttgattcATTGCAGAGATGATTGGATGCagtctagaggcctttgcctttcatataagcacttctgataccaaatgatcaacttgaagtccagttattatttgttgtcccTAAACTTGAATAAGCGACAAGAATTTTTTCAGATAGTGTGAatcaatatacaaaatatttcaaatgcaATCTTTGGGGTTATTTTGTTGTCTTTTAATTTTCAAacacatttagatttttaaataattgattgtttttttttttatttgccaaatccagatgtgactttttttcttcagtatgtttagctgaaactgtggagCTTGGTGATTCAGAAAATCAAGGTGATGTCTGCAGGGACTCTAAGAGTTAAAAAGGCCAGATATAATCAAACCTGTGTGTTGTGATGGTACTccactaatattaaaaagaattaTCAGCATAAGAGTGataataaaatgttgtaaatctgaaaaaaagctaaatatttctAATTCCTATTTCTAAAAATTGATAGTATTTTGAGAGAAAACAGAAATGGTCCCATTATAGATCCCTAAGATACACCACAtagaattacaaaaaaagaagaaataaatcaagttttaagttttattttcatGGCTAGGTAAGCATaagaaaacactgaaaacattgaCCTTGTCAGGTCCAACATATTGATTGGTAATgtaaaaaacaatcaaattaaattacataTCCATTGGTTTAAAATCTATTATGCTTTTTCCTCCATGTTGACACTAAATCTTACTGTCTCTTCAGTATATACAATGATTTGCTTTAGACTTCCATTAAGCTCTCAAGGAGAAAGAGCACAAGAATGATCAGATCCGGGTTTTCTCTAGTCTGCGTGATAAGATTCAGAGTTTATGCCTTATCATTGTACTTTGATCTGTTATAAACACAATGGCTTCTGATTTTGATGGCTTCATCAGGTGCCTGAGGGCTTCACCGCTGTTATGAGCGCTAATAAATGGGAGCAGAGGAAAGCAGACGGGGCTTTCTTGTTCACTATGGAGCATCCTATTCCTGCTTACCTGGTAGCACTGGCAGTGGGAGACCTGCAGTCTGCAGAGGTGGGACCCAGGTAAATGCATCCCAAATCTTTTAGTAAACCAGGGTCATATCATAGAGAATAAAGTTTTTAAAGCTCTTTGGAGATTATAATGTGTGGGCTGGGGCTATAAGCACATGCTGTAacttttaataactttatttcTTGATTAGTGAAAaagcttttgtttttctttttttactcaaGCAgcaatatttggaaaaaaaatattattgaataatacaTTATAAGTGTAGtgtacaataaattaaatatttgaataataataataataataataataatagtaaaaaagtaATAGTTAGGATTCCAGATTTTAGAAGTCTTCATgaagttaaaacataattttatgtataatttctttatttataataaatatctgCGCCATCTTTAATAGTAAGTGGATTTGTACAAGTTAAGTAAGTGCATCTAAAGAATAGGAATCCCAGTTAATCTGTTTCTTTTAAAGAGATTCATatacaaaatgtaaatataaacatgCGTGAAAATAAGCAGAAGCTCAACAACATGTGTTTGATTACCTAGGAATAAACCTCGTCGGATCTTGCAGAAGCTTAAACATGTGATGTACATTGGTTCTCACACATAGCAACTTTGAATACATTTGAATGTTGCAAACATTGCTGATTAATGCTTGTCTGTGAATAAAAGTCTAAAAACTATAAATGTATTACTCTTTAATTAACTGAAATGGATTTATTTTTGGATGTCTTTActttatgttttaaaatttttatgtatttatgtttcgAAGCATCAGAATTTTCGGATGAATGCATTAGAGTCAGCAAATCTTTCGTATttgaatacaaatatttttactgtTCCAAAGGCTAACTCATTTCTTTAAGGGACGTGAGATtaataatgagtaaatgatgacgtaTTTTAACTGCATTTTCAGGACACGTGTTTGGACAGAACCTTGTTTACTACAGGCAGCCAAGCAGGAGTATGATAATGTGATTGAAGACTTCCTGTCTGTCGGAGAGAAACTGTTTGGACCCTACGTTTGGGGAAGGTGGGAATTTTTGTATAAGCCTTTTCTAATTCTGAAAGCTCTAAAATGCTTAAAGCTGTGGTCATACTAAAGCTTGAACGTTCACAATTCTGTTATACAGCGCTGTGAAAAAACAAGATGAATAGACATTAATAAAGGCGATGGCtctatattttaaatgtctataCAGAAAGGTCACattttgatcttcaattggtctcacgcaatcacgtgatgcgatttcacaggtcagagttcacctagCTTGAACTTTGGAATGCAGCGATATGTGAAACTAGgatgttgctagaagggatacagctgtgagaattatttatgtgatttattaatttacccattaattgtattgtaATAATACATaacccttccctaaatccaaccatcaattttattcatattatttattaaatcatccattaaattgtattttatttacatctacCCCATATCCCAACCCCttacagtaatgcaaaaacagtaattatacagagaattattcgtattatttattaaattacccattcaattgtatttttattaaaagctaccactaaacctaaccctcacagtaataCAAAATTctgaattattgttgtacagtgtcacaaaaaagattgatgctaTAATGATGTgaatatccacagctgtatcccatctagactttaccatgaAATTAAACTACGAGCTTGCCTTTCCAGTCTACCATCATGACATGGGTATGAAAGTCAATTGGGCTAAAGGTGCCACAGCTTAATACAACCTTAAAGCCCTTTCATTAAGAAAACACTTAATCTTATATGTCCAGATATGATGTGCTTTTCATGCCTCCGTCATTCCCGTTCGGTGGGATGGAGAACCCCTGTCTGACGTTCGTGACCCCCTGTCTGCTGGCCGGCGATCGCTCTCTTGCTGATGTCATAGTGCACGAGATCTGCCACAGCTGGTTTGGAAACCTGGTCACCAACGCCACGTGGGGGGATTTCTGGCTAAATGAGGGCTTCACTATGTACGCCCAGCGCAGGGTCTGCAGGGAGCTCTATGGTATACACCGTTTGACCTGAATTGAATGAACACTGATGAAGAAACAATGAAAAAGTGCTGTttgtatcattatttttattgtcatttttatttactattattattattaagttattccttttttatatttttattttttattattatttttttttattgttatgaaaGTTTTAAGGAAAAAGTGGACGGTTTTTCACCAAGACTGTCATATCAAGCATATATGTTCTTTTCAATTTTCAGGAGAGGCTTATACGTGTTTGGAAGCAGCAACTGGTAAAGCTCTTCTGCGACAGCACATGGACAATACTGGAGAAGATCATCCTCTCAATAAACTACGGGTTAAGATTGAACCGGGTAAACTGCCACTAGTTTGGTGTTTTAACGCACATTTTGATGAATTGAGCATTTGAAATGATTGATTGaactgattttttgttttgtatgcAGGTGTCGATCCTGATGACACATACAATGAGACGCCCTATGAGAAAGGATTCTGCTTTGTGTCCTACCTGGCACACCTGACAGGAGATCAGTCACGCTTTGACACGTTCCTCAAGGTGAGCTGAACAAAGATATATACAgttggtcaaaattattcgcccttttgtgaatttttttttcttttcaaatatttcccaaatgatttttaacagagcaaggaatttctcacagtatttcctataacatttttttcttctggagaaagtcttatttgtttttttttcttctagaacaACAACAGTTGTaacaatttttaatataatttaaaggtcagtattattagcccccttaagcaatatttttttgattggctacagaacaaaccattatgattagaaatgtgttataaaatcttctttccattaaacaaaatTGGGGTGAAAAAATTCAggtggactaataattctgacttcagatgTATATTTagagtttctctggatttactagATAtgggtaaaatgttaatatttggcttttaacatttctttttttttaggaaaTGGTCAGAAAAATGTTTTCACTGGTTGTGATTAAAAATCAGGGTTATTTCACCAAATAATGATTTACTACCCTTTACACAAGACCGTTATGAAGCATTTAATAGTCATCATAATTAAATCCATGAAAGTTTGTAATATTTGGATTCTTTTTTaaacgtatgaacatttataagcatttatgaatgtattatatcatctgtgcgtcaaattacaaaaaacaaattaccgctTATGCAAGCCGTTTCTAATGCAGCTTCTATGGTGCTGAGAGCATGTTTGACGTTATTCTTTCTTCTGACTGCTGTCATCAGTCCcacactgttttttttctttttctgaaagtcttaatGACAcaattgtggagtttttcttttaatatttcagcaaatagaattGTATATGCAAACatatatgtaaatacatgtaattttgttttatgcaaacaCATGTAAATCCAGAAAAACTACTAATGTTGAAGTGGCTTATCATTATTTTATACTTAGTAATAGTCCTTattaacacatttgtttttaagtatatttggcataataatttagtaattctgtttttatattttattttagttttgttttttaaatattattattattttatttttataagtgatttttattttacttttatttatttttattatttttagttcagTAGTTGTAGATCTTAAACTATTATTTGTCAAAGCTGCTTAAATTCTTTCCATTGATTAGCTTTTCATCGAATCACagcattttatattatttcagcatATTAGCAACTTAATTGTGTTGAGTTGGATTTGGTTTGATTCTAATATCCATCTTTGGTGTTCAGGAAACTGTTATTATACTGTAAACGTGGAAAATGGTTATTCATATTTTTGTGGAATCCATGATACATTTTTCTGGCttcttatataaatataaagttcttacgaacaacatttattttaaacatagaTTTCACAACAACGCATAGATCATTTTATTTTCTCCATTTAATCTAAACCAATCCAAAACAtccagtgttggtggtcctccgggaatgtggttgagaaacactgatctaaattCAATTCActtcacttttatttgtatagcgcttttacaatgtagattgtgtcaatgtAAATGATGTGTAAAATCCTAAAAGACACTTGAGTAGAATAAAAACGTGCTGATAAACATGTCAAAACAGTGACTGTGTCTCTTCAAGGCTTATGTGGAGAAGTTCAAGTTCAGAAGTGTGCTGGCCGAGGATGCGCTGGAGTTTTACCTGGAGTATTTCCCAGAGTTAAAGGAGAGGAACGTCCACAAAATTGAGGGTGACCATAAGCAGCACTTCTTGCCTCGAAATCACAAGCCTCGTCTGAATTGGCACTCTTTGGTCAGACAGTATTTTGTCATCAGCTTTGCTTGTTTCGGCAGGTCTAGATTTTGACAGCTGGCTCAATGTTCCTGGTTGGCCTCCATATGTCCCTGACCTCTCCGCCGGCCAGACTCTGATGAAACCAGCCGAGCTGTTAGCAGAGAAGTGGCTCAGCCATAACCTGGACTTGGAATCCATCTGCAAAACTGATTTAAAATCATGGAAGACCTACCAGACCGTCTACTTCTTGGACAGGATCCTTGAGAAGTCACCTCTTCCTGATGGTGCAGGTCCCTCTTTGTGCTTCTAGAGGAATTGTAAGTATTTTCAACAGATTGTGAATAAGTATTCACCCCCTATTAACAGGTAACCTGAAGAAGCTTGAAGAGTGCTACTCTCAGATCATTAAGTCCAACAATGCAGAGCTGAAAGTCCGATGGGCTCAGATTGTTGCAAAAAACCAGTATAGTCCAGGATTCCAGCACATTCGGGATTTCCTCTCAAGCCAGGTCAGATTTTCtactttatttaaaattcattcGGGTAAATGATCAACTGACTTTTACCTAAAAAATGAATGCTTGCAGGGGAAGCAGAAGTACACTTTGCCTGTGTATCGGGCGCTTTGGAACGGATCAGAGGAGACGAAGGCCTTGGCGATAGAGATGTTTTCTGCCACCTCCGGTCAGCTCCACGTCAATGTCCGCAATTATGTTAAAAAGATAATAGTTTGAGCATCAAAGAATTGGGAAGATAGAAGGGAAAATAATGTATGGAATGATGTACTTTTGAATAGGCTCTGATATCCTAAAACAGCTTTGAGCGCTAATATAATCTTTGTAAAGTGTTCTTAAATGTGGTTGAATTGTAGAtaatcattgattttttttctataaagtAAGTATGTGGAATTTTGGGCCATTTAATGACTGACCCGATTTGAATTTCATAtggttttgcatttttattaataaataaatcgcaTTTCTAGACAGAATTTGcaggacatttttatttaaagttcatttt
It encodes the following:
- the rnpep gene encoding aminopeptidase B isoform X1; the encoded protein is MDKTLTLYSDKAEDVATSSSFRQFKIEHFHLDLKVDFLQKSISGTETIELQCIQDSQSELQLDIHPSLSVHEITLSQNARDWTRTEFLTQDFTSYGTTLLVKFPTAFSSDDKLQLAIRYTATDGPGMSWLDPVQTAEKTLPFLYTSGFPILNRSLFPGFHTPMTKSTYSAVVQVPEGFTAVMSANKWEQRKADGAFLFTMEHPIPAYLVALAVGDLQSAEVGPRTRVWTEPCLLQAAKQEYDNVIEDFLSVGEKLFGPYVWGRYDVLFMPPSFPFGGMENPCLTFVTPCLLAGDRSLADVIVHEICHSWFGNLVTNATWGDFWLNEGFTMYAQRRVCRELYGEAYTCLEAATGKALLRQHMDNTGEDHPLNKLRVKIEPGVDPDDTYNETPYEKGFCFVSYLAHLTGDQSRFDTFLKAYVEKFKFRSVLAEDALEFYLEYFPELKERNVHKIEGLDFDSWLNVPGWPPYVPDLSAGQTLMKPAELLAEKWLSHNLDLESICKTDLKSWKTYQTVYFLDRILEKSPLPDGNLKKLEECYSQIIKSNNAELKVRWAQIVAKNQYSPGFQHIRDFLSSQGKQKYTLPVYRALWNGSEETKALAIEMFSATSGQLHVNVRNYVKKIIV
- the rnpep gene encoding aminopeptidase B (The RefSeq protein has 1 substitution, 1 non-frameshifting indel compared to this genomic sequence), with amino-acid sequence MDKSKTLTLYSDKAEDVATSSSFRQFKIEHFHLDLKVDFLQKSISGTETIELQCIQDSQSELQLDIHPSLSVHEITLSQNARDWTRTEFLTQDFTSYGTTLLVKFPTAFSSDDKLQLAIRYTATDGPGVCWLEPEQTAGKLKPYVFTQGQAVLNRSCFPCFDTPAVKSTYSAAVQVPDGFTAVMSANKWEQRKADGAFLFTMEHPIPAYLVALAVGDLQSAEVGPRTRVWTEPCLLQAAKQEYDNVIEDFLSVGEKLFGPYVWGRYDVLFMPPSFPFGGMENPCLTFVTPCLLAGDRSLADVIVHEICHSWFGNLVTNATWGDFWLNEGFTMYAQRRVCRELYGEAYTCLEAATGKALLRQHMDNTGEDHPLNKLRVKIEPGVDPDDTYNETPYEKGFCFVSYLAHLTGDQSRFDTFLKAYVEKFKFRSVLAEDALEFYLEYFPELKERNVHKIEGLDFDSWLNVPGWPPYVPDLSAGQTLMKPAELLAEKWLSHNLDLESICKTDLKSWKTYQTVYFLDRILEKSPLPDGNLKKLEECYSQIIKSNNAELKVRWAQIVAKNQYSPGFQHIRDFLSSQGKQKYTLPVYRALWNGSEETKALAIEMFSATSGQLHVNVRNYVKKIIV
- the rnpep gene encoding aminopeptidase B isoform X2, whose protein sequence is MSANKWEQRKADGAFLFTMEHPIPAYLVALAVGDLQSAEVGPRTRVWTEPCLLQAAKQEYDNVIEDFLSVGEKLFGPYVWGRYDVLFMPPSFPFGGMENPCLTFVTPCLLAGDRSLADVIVHEICHSWFGNLVTNATWGDFWLNEGFTMYAQRRVCRELYGEAYTCLEAATGKALLRQHMDNTGEDHPLNKLRVKIEPGVDPDDTYNETPYEKGFCFVSYLAHLTGDQSRFDTFLKAYVEKFKFRSVLAEDALEFYLEYFPELKERNVHKIEGLDFDSWLNVPGWPPYVPDLSAGQTLMKPAELLAEKWLSHNLDLESICKTDLKSWKTYQTVYFLDRILEKSPLPDGNLKKLEECYSQIIKSNNAELKVRWAQIVAKNQYSPGFQHIRDFLSSQGKQKYTLPVYRALWNGSEETKALAIEMFSATSGQLHVNVRNYVKKIIV